A DNA window from Aythya fuligula isolate bAytFul2 chromosome 4, bAytFul2.pri, whole genome shotgun sequence contains the following coding sequences:
- the TLR3 gene encoding toll-like receptor 3: protein MGSDILCWKSLSLRLVSVCLLCASVGKQCQIRNTMADCSHLKLTQIPSDLPNNITGLDISHNQLKKLCHANLTKYSKLVYLNAGYNIISKLQPELCKNLPLLQILVLEHNQLHELPDGAFTSCSNLTELNLGYNIIDVKNNPFKTLENLNILDLTHNHLKSANLGLQQQLKNLRELVLCGNQITELKKEDLSFLSNTSLNSLDLSSNPLKEFHTGCLRAIGNLFGLVLNNVDLGENRTEKLCTELSNTAIQNLSLSHVKLSYINKTTFQGLQGTNLTVLNLSKNSLFVIEDDSFQWLSNLEYLNLKDNIIHVSSRSFYGLSNVKHLNLINSLTGKIEDFSFHWLYHLEYLLMDNNNFPRITTNMFTGLNNLKYLSLSNCNINLQRITNTTFLSLANSSLQVLNLTKTRIYTIESGAFSCLGHLKILDLGLNEISQELTGHEFKGLNNIQYIYLSYNKNLTLRSESFSFVPSLRMLMLRKVGCSNLAISPSPFHPLQNLTVLDISNNNIANIKEDLFDGLHKLDILNLQHNNLARLWKHANPGGPVLFLKDLPNLHVLNLKSNGFDEIPVQVFKGLFQLKYLDLGSNNLNLLPATLFDDQTSLNSLNLQKNLITSVEEEVFGSAFKNLRKLEMDSNPFDCTCESIAWFASWLNATQAYIPGLQSQYICNTPPKYHGTLVLHFDSSACKDSAPFKLLFMITTTAVMLLIFIVLLIHFEGWRIAFYWNISVNRILGFKELDRLQEEYDYDAYIIHARHDRNWVLKNFISLEKNKQFEVRFCLEERDFEAGISEFEAIINSIRRSRKIIFVVTEHLLKDPWCKKFKVYHAVQQAIEQSRDSIILVFLHDIQDYKLNHALCLRRGMFRSRCILKWPAQKERVNAFHQQLVMALKSNSKAR, encoded by the exons ATGGGAAGTGATATTCTTTGTTGGAAGAGCTTATCTTTGAGACTGGTGTCTGTCTGCTTGCTGTGTGCATCAGTTGGAAAACAATGTCAAATCAGAAATACAATGGCAGACTGCAGTCACCTAAAACTGACTCAAATTCCTTCTGATCTCCCAAACAATATAACTGGTTTGGACATTTCTCATAATCAGCTAAAAAAACTATGTCATGCAAACCTGACCAAGTATAGCAAGCTGGTTTACTTAAATGCAGGATACAACATCATCTCTAAACTGCAACCAGAACTGTGCAAAAATTTGCCCCTGTTGCAAATTTTGGTGCTAGAACATAATCAATTGCATGAGCTCCCTGATGGAGCATTTACTTCCTGCTCCAACCTAACTGAGCTCAATCTAGGATACAACATAATAGATGTAAAAAACAATCCTTTCAAGACCCTGGAG AACTTGAATATTTTGGATCTAACTCATAATCACTTGAAGTCAGCAAATTTAGGAttgcaacagcagctgaagaacCTCCGTGAGCTTGTGTTGTGTGGCAATCAAATCACTGAGTTAAAAAAGGAGGACCTCAGTTTTCTTAGCAACACTTCATTGAATAGTCTTGATTTGTCATCAAATCCCCTGAAAGAG tttcaCACAGGATGTTTACGTGCAATTGGAAATCTGTTTGGCCTTGTACTGAACAATGTTGATCTTGGTGAAAATCGCACAGAGAAACTTTGTACAGAATTATCAAACACAGCAATTCAGAACCTCTCACTGAGCCATGTGAAGCTTTCATACATCAACAAGACAACTTTCCAGGGACTGCAAGGAACAAATCTTACAGTTTTAAACCTTTCCAAAAATTCTCTCTTTGTGATAGAAGATGACTCATTTCAGTGGCTTTCAAATTTAGAGTACTTAAACCTGAAGGATAATATTATTCATGTATCTTCACGTTCATTTTATGGATTGTCCAACGTCAAACATCTGAATCTGATAAATTCGCTCACTGGGAAAATTGaagatttttccttccattgGTTATACCACCTGGAGTACCTTTTAATGGATAATAACAATTTTCCACGAATCACTACTAATATGTTCACAGGTCTGAACAACCTGAAATACCTGAGTCTTTCTAACTGCAACATAAACTTACAAAGAATAACTAATACAACATTTTTATCACTTGCTAATTCCAGCTTGCAGGTTCTCAACCTCACAAAAACAAGAATCTATACAATAGAAAGTGGAGCATTTTCCTGCTTGGGACACCTGAAAATTCTCGATCTTGGTCTTAATGAAATTAGTCAAGAGCTCACAGGTCATGAGTTTAAAGGTCTCAATAACAtacaatatatttatctttcctATAACAAAAACTTGACTTTGCGAAGTGAGTCATTCTCTTTCGTTCCAAGCCTTAGAATGCTGATGCTAAGGAAGGTAGGTTGCAGTAATCTGGCAATTTCTCCTTCACCTTTTCATCCTCTACAAAATTTGACTGTCCTGGACATCAGCAATAACAACATAGCAAACATAAAGGAAGATTTGTTTGATGGACTTCACAAACTTGATATTCTGAATTTGCAGCACAATAATTTAGCTCGACTTTGGAAACATGCAAATCCAGGAGgccctgttctttttttaaaagaccttCCCAACTTGCATGttctaaatttaaaatcaaatgggTTTGATGAGATTCCAGTTCAGGTTTTCAAGGGTCtgtttcagttaaaatatttggatttaGGATCAAATAATTTGAATCTGCTTCCAGCAACTTTATTTGATGACCAAACCTCTCTGAATTCATTGAACCTTCAGAAAAATCTAATAACCTCAGTTGAAGAAGAAGTGTTTGGCTCAGCTTTCAAGAACTTGAGAAAACTAGAGATGGATTCCAATCCATTTGATTGCACCTGTGAAAGTATTGCTTGGTTTGCTAGTTGGCTTAATGCGACTCAAGCTTATATACCTGGATTGCAGTCTCAGTACATTTGCAACACTCCGCCTAAGTATCATGGTACTTTGGTATTGCATTTTGATAGCTCAGCCTGCAAAGACAGTGCTCCatttaaacttctgtttatGATCACTACTACAGCTGTGATGCtactcatttttattgttcttctcATCCATTTTGAAGGGTGGAGGATAGCTTTCTACTGGAACATTTCAGTAAATCGAATACTTGGTTTTAAAGAACTTGATAGACTACAGGAAGAGTATGATTATGATGCTTACATTATTCATGCAAGACACGACAGGAATTGGGTGTTAAAGAATTTCatatctctggaaaaaaataagcaatttgAAGTTAGGTTTTGTTTAGAAGAACGGGACTTTGAAGCAGGCATATCAGAATTTGAAGCCATAATTAACAGTATAAGAAGGAGCaggaagattatttttgttgtgaCTGAGCATCTCTTAAAGGATCCCTGGTGCAAGAA GTTTAAGGTGTATCATGCTGTTCAGCAAGCTATTGAACAAAGTCGGGACTCCATCATATTGGTCTTTCTTCATGACATCCAAGATTACAAGTTGAATCATGCACTTTGCTTGAGAAGAGGAATGTTCAGATCTCGCTGCATCTTGAAGTGGCCAGCCCAGAAAGAAAGAGTCAACGCATTTCATCAGCAATTAGTGATGGCACTTAAATCTAATAGTAAAGCACGGTGA